A DNA window from Novipirellula caenicola contains the following coding sequences:
- a CDS encoding tetratricopeptide repeat protein, whose translation MSQSNPFSEQYPAHQPDPASPSTKRVLIIVAIIMAAMALFCAGLGTIAYVAMQRMARPATEVELAAREDAFQQDAVDFNRSLDRLLDEKQTQSTSSIDPAIEDFVNASNARLENGDDVPFSLTMFIEAVAMSNESGGSLSIIDRLALRNWLTQFQPNPDAISGEVRILDVRIDSTGKLAVVDLMGYSDDDQVESLQWFLVYENGKWKFYDWQRLEFGRRLSDEYASYLHGDPPLDEGYDNALAELSEAEIAWYDDDLERAKQIIRKAEMMPMLPQDRPVLRLQAAYTWMRLEQYDEAVRVLKSIESPNSMWGVWPSLAVCYYNLAEYDLALQAVNQAQKQSPNHPNGFWIGSLIYDELDQNEKASVAAIQALRVCPLDSVIFYNAIAQARPQDVAKIIDIIAEHDEQYQWTQLLSQTFRKSSELPQAIVDELKGRSDVPSGLLEIALGNLAWSHDQLDAAAAHFLAGKKNAESDYLKTIATENHLDVRLENDDFDQLFAESPPDDDLLRSLVLRAYDDSLYCDLDKLLSALKSDSPLSHNGWHTALSAWANYTNGDYEQAVTSFDAFLAWRNSVDSQPTNESQNTEPWEATDELDEATEDELDDDSWLDDVTADYLVDSLLELNRPLEILQRWPDDAAKHNRVGSFLLLRTNSALVDRFLESTATTHSDSVRLQRLRIQAAEATANKEAEQSMTYHRQAIDLGSSVYEADESYFVNELIRQFASDLVYAHAVPADTTLDDLDFEDTIDLDVLTSAAIRESIRIADDNELAAWLQRAEQLPQHSDNLDPGLQSEIGDYYLSINRLQDAIDAYQRSVEHSGDDSWSLPQRIEDAVAAMVRAGQVDEAKQWIAANPIPDSEVADQAVVDIANGDFASLQSHLDAAVKSSATGWLQRRSSTIGLNRDVDSPELADLIRQYPLRIPYILVDSAGELLRERDASFEPQPLADALESVLGESFTFESVKHENRRDKNADTQAWLFQSTAGQRILISWRERQYQTDNLPGGLGDSLSTPVMATKIAILDEQANSLLRLFSIASELAGQDAKAFRWSGGDEIWSGPKLQQQLAWTDRVPVQHAVKAPPLREAPSTDDDEHSEYEFIGIDEWEQHLKDAGGTFTATLDLYANGVRESIPCTINQIDADEYDIYISVARDSVLVPFIKTGFTYTCGPSNLSLPKTKPK comes from the coding sequence GTGTCTCAATCGAATCCATTTTCGGAACAATATCCCGCTCATCAACCGGATCCGGCATCACCATCCACCAAACGCGTGTTGATCATTGTTGCGATCATCATGGCGGCGATGGCCCTGTTTTGTGCTGGATTGGGCACCATCGCCTACGTTGCCATGCAGCGAATGGCACGACCGGCAACTGAGGTGGAACTGGCAGCACGCGAAGATGCATTCCAGCAGGACGCGGTCGATTTCAATCGGTCGCTGGACCGTTTACTCGATGAAAAACAAACGCAATCCACTTCTTCGATTGACCCGGCGATCGAAGATTTTGTCAACGCCAGCAACGCCAGACTGGAAAACGGCGATGACGTCCCCTTTAGCTTGACGATGTTTATCGAAGCCGTTGCGATGAGCAACGAGAGTGGCGGTTCACTCAGCATCATCGATCGTTTGGCACTGCGAAACTGGCTGACGCAATTCCAACCGAATCCCGATGCAATCTCGGGTGAAGTACGTATCCTCGATGTTCGCATCGACTCGACTGGCAAACTCGCCGTCGTCGACCTGATGGGTTATTCCGATGACGATCAAGTCGAATCGTTGCAGTGGTTCTTAGTTTACGAAAACGGCAAGTGGAAATTTTATGACTGGCAGCGGCTCGAGTTTGGCCGGCGGCTATCGGATGAATATGCCTCGTACCTACATGGCGATCCGCCACTGGACGAAGGTTACGACAATGCGTTGGCTGAGTTAAGCGAAGCAGAAATCGCATGGTATGACGACGACCTCGAGCGAGCGAAGCAAATCATCCGGAAAGCGGAAATGATGCCGATGTTGCCGCAAGACCGTCCGGTGCTGCGATTACAAGCCGCGTACACGTGGATGCGGCTAGAGCAATACGATGAAGCCGTACGCGTATTAAAGTCCATTGAATCGCCCAACTCGATGTGGGGCGTGTGGCCATCGCTAGCGGTCTGCTATTACAACCTCGCCGAGTACGATCTTGCGCTGCAAGCAGTCAACCAGGCTCAGAAACAATCGCCAAATCATCCCAACGGATTCTGGATCGGATCGTTGATCTATGACGAACTGGATCAAAACGAAAAAGCATCGGTTGCGGCAATCCAGGCACTTCGCGTCTGTCCCTTGGATTCGGTCATCTTCTACAACGCGATCGCCCAGGCACGCCCGCAGGACGTTGCCAAAATCATCGATATCATTGCCGAGCACGACGAACAATACCAATGGACACAGCTGCTATCGCAAACGTTTCGCAAGTCCTCTGAATTGCCCCAGGCGATCGTCGACGAACTCAAAGGTCGATCCGATGTACCATCAGGGTTACTGGAAATTGCCTTGGGCAATTTGGCCTGGAGTCACGATCAACTCGACGCCGCCGCTGCCCATTTCTTAGCAGGCAAAAAGAACGCGGAATCCGATTACCTCAAGACGATTGCGACTGAAAATCATCTCGATGTCCGTTTGGAAAACGATGACTTCGATCAACTGTTTGCCGAATCACCTCCCGATGATGACTTGTTGCGCAGCCTAGTCCTGCGAGCTTACGATGATTCGCTGTACTGCGATCTTGATAAATTGCTCTCGGCGTTAAAGTCGGACAGCCCACTTAGCCATAACGGTTGGCACACCGCGCTATCCGCGTGGGCGAACTACACCAACGGTGACTACGAACAAGCAGTGACGTCGTTCGACGCTTTCCTGGCTTGGCGGAACTCGGTCGACTCCCAGCCAACAAACGAATCGCAAAACACCGAGCCGTGGGAAGCGACAGACGAGTTGGACGAGGCGACAGAAGACGAACTCGACGACGACAGCTGGCTTGACGATGTCACGGCGGACTATCTCGTCGACTCGCTGCTGGAACTCAATCGTCCTCTCGAGATCCTCCAGCGATGGCCCGACGATGCCGCCAAACACAATCGTGTGGGCAGCTTTCTGCTACTGCGTACCAATTCGGCACTGGTCGATCGCTTCCTTGAATCCACCGCCACAACCCACTCGGATTCGGTTCGCCTCCAGCGACTGCGTATCCAGGCCGCCGAGGCGACGGCGAACAAAGAAGCCGAACAATCCATGACCTATCATCGCCAAGCGATTGATTTGGGGTCCTCGGTATACGAGGCCGACGAAAGCTATTTCGTTAACGAACTAATCCGCCAATTTGCGAGTGATCTGGTCTACGCCCATGCGGTTCCAGCCGACACCACGCTTGACGATCTCGATTTCGAGGACACGATCGATCTGGATGTTTTGACAAGTGCCGCCATTCGTGAGTCCATCCGGATCGCGGACGACAACGAACTCGCCGCTTGGCTGCAACGTGCGGAACAATTGCCGCAACATTCGGACAATCTCGATCCCGGCTTGCAATCCGAAATCGGTGATTACTACCTCAGCATCAACCGATTGCAGGATGCGATTGACGCCTACCAAAGGAGCGTCGAACACTCGGGTGATGATTCGTGGAGCCTTCCGCAACGGATCGAGGATGCCGTCGCTGCGATGGTTCGTGCTGGGCAGGTCGACGAAGCCAAACAGTGGATTGCGGCAAACCCAATTCCCGATAGTGAGGTGGCTGATCAAGCCGTCGTTGACATCGCCAACGGCGATTTTGCGTCACTACAAAGCCACCTTGATGCAGCCGTAAAATCGAGTGCAACCGGATGGCTGCAGCGTCGATCCAGCACCATTGGATTGAACCGTGATGTAGATTCGCCCGAACTAGCCGATTTGATCCGGCAATATCCGCTTCGAATTCCCTATATCCTGGTCGATTCTGCAGGCGAACTCTTGCGTGAACGCGATGCGTCATTCGAGCCGCAACCATTAGCCGATGCGTTGGAATCCGTCTTGGGTGAATCCTTTACCTTCGAATCCGTCAAACACGAAAATCGTCGCGATAAGAATGCTGACACCCAAGCGTGGCTATTTCAGTCAACTGCAGGTCAACGGATCCTAATCAGCTGGCGTGAACGCCAATACCAAACTGACAATTTGCCCGGTGGGCTTGGCGATTCCTTGAGCACGCCGGTGATGGCAACCAAAATCGCCATCTTGGACGAGCAAGCGAACTCGTTATTGCGATTGTTTTCGATTGCATCCGAACTCGCTGGCCAAGACGCCAAGGCGTTCCGTTGGTCCGGTGGCGACGAAATCTGGTCAGGGCCTAAGTTACAACAACAATTAGCGTGGACCGATCGAGTTCCGGTGCAACACGCGGTAAAAGCCCCACCGTTGCGGGAAGCCCCGTCCACGGATGACGACGAACATTCGGAATACGAGTTCATTGGCATCGATGAATGGGAGCAGCACCTTAAAGACGCTGGAGGAACCTTCACAGCGACGCTGGATCTGTACGCGAACGGAGTTCGCGAATCGATTCCATGCACCATCAATCAAATCGACGCCGACGAATACGACATCTACATCTCGGTCGCTCGTGACAGCGTACTAGTACCATTCATCAAAACGGGGTTCACATACACCTGTGGCCCAAGCAACCTGTCGTTGCCCAAGACCAAGCCCAAATAA
- a CDS encoding leucine-rich repeat domain-containing protein: MTQKHSFDTRFHPIAAARFVMLLTVAMLIGCSRSDSDGVNSQSQPGDSAAVSQPKKAPVIADNDEDVEALEEAGYVLEKNHAGNVVELAVSSDVSIADSLPHLRGLPSVEVAIFNGPGVDDKGMAAIESLGKLKRLTLTDSAISDVTLQSVGKLENLEALFLRRTGVTDEGLAHLTPLKKLRAIDLRNTNIADAGLDSLAKIKSLADIQLEKSKVTDEGVAKLDGLSLKSFNANYCTSISNKSLEVLGKMKSLESIQLDYTKIDDEGMPALEGLTKLKRLRIRGSDVTGEGLKSIADLKTLERLELRDTSLDDDGMKIISELPNVKFLDISECRLVSSEGLQTIGGLTKLTYLGLWETKTDDEAVNAFGNLTNLTELNLMSTKVSDESVDTLMKLQNLERLNVAGTRFTDEGFSKLASLPKLKYINVANTDIGFLLVEELNEKYKDLKIAESENE; encoded by the coding sequence ATGACTCAAAAACACTCCTTCGACACTCGTTTTCATCCCATCGCTGCAGCACGATTCGTCATGTTGCTGACCGTTGCCATGCTGATTGGATGTTCGCGATCGGATTCCGATGGAGTGAATTCGCAGTCACAACCGGGCGACTCGGCGGCCGTTTCGCAGCCTAAAAAGGCTCCGGTCATCGCAGACAACGACGAGGATGTCGAGGCGTTGGAGGAAGCGGGATATGTGTTGGAGAAAAACCACGCGGGTAACGTGGTCGAACTCGCGGTTTCAAGCGATGTCAGCATCGCCGACTCGCTGCCACATCTGCGAGGCCTCCCCAGCGTCGAGGTGGCGATCTTTAACGGTCCCGGCGTTGACGACAAAGGCATGGCGGCGATCGAGTCACTCGGCAAACTCAAGCGTTTGACCTTGACCGATTCGGCAATCAGCGACGTGACGCTGCAATCGGTGGGCAAACTCGAAAATCTCGAGGCGTTGTTTCTGCGTCGTACCGGAGTGACCGACGAAGGTCTCGCCCATTTGACGCCGCTGAAAAAGCTGCGTGCGATCGATCTGCGTAACACCAACATCGCTGACGCGGGATTGGACTCGTTGGCCAAAATCAAGTCGCTCGCAGACATCCAGCTCGAAAAATCGAAGGTGACCGACGAAGGCGTCGCCAAACTCGATGGACTTTCGCTTAAATCTTTCAACGCCAACTACTGCACGTCGATCAGCAACAAGTCGCTCGAAGTGCTGGGCAAAATGAAATCACTCGAATCCATCCAACTCGACTACACCAAGATCGACGATGAAGGGATGCCGGCGCTCGAGGGTCTGACCAAATTAAAACGACTTCGTATTCGTGGTTCCGATGTGACCGGTGAAGGACTTAAATCGATCGCGGACCTGAAAACGCTCGAACGATTGGAACTTCGCGACACCTCGCTCGATGACGATGGAATGAAAATCATCAGCGAACTGCCCAACGTCAAATTCCTCGACATCAGTGAATGTCGGCTGGTCAGCTCCGAAGGCCTGCAAACCATCGGCGGTTTGACCAAGCTAACCTACCTCGGGCTATGGGAAACCAAAACCGATGACGAGGCGGTCAACGCGTTTGGCAATTTGACCAATCTGACGGAACTCAATTTGATGTCGACGAAGGTTAGCGACGAGTCGGTCGACACGCTGATGAAATTGCAAAACCTCGAACGTTTGAATGTCGCCGGCACAAGGTTTACGGACGAAGGCTTCAGCAAACTCGCCTCGCTTCCAAAACTGAAGTACATCAATGTCGCGAACACCGACATCGGCTTCCTGTTGGTCGAAGAGCTGAACGAAAAATATAAAGATCTGAAAATCGCCGAGAGCGAAAACGAGTAA
- a CDS encoding NADP-dependent methylenetetrahydromethanopterin/methylenetetrahydrofolate dehydrogenase: MSRKILIQLDTDAHASTFDSVVAYDSGVDALLSHASVTSENVTPLVHGAMFTRGGDDLKNTAIFIGGSDVRRAQSLLGKVKDCFFGPVRNSVMLDANGCNTTASAAVVYASREVDLAGATAVVMGATGPVGERVARLLAADGANVVVTSRSLERANEVANVINEQTEGGSVSGAAASGAEDVKALLADAKILIACGAAGVQLVDGATLKSSSSLRVAIDLNAVPPAGIEGIGVTDKSKSIGELKVYGAIGVGGLKMKTHRAAIASLFETNDRVLDYSEIYAIAKNVS, encoded by the coding sequence ATGTCCCGTAAGATTTTGATCCAACTCGACACGGATGCTCACGCCAGCACGTTCGATAGTGTGGTGGCGTACGATTCGGGAGTGGACGCATTGCTGAGCCACGCAAGCGTCACGTCGGAGAATGTCACACCACTGGTTCATGGAGCGATGTTTACTCGCGGCGGCGATGATCTAAAAAACACCGCGATCTTTATTGGCGGTTCGGACGTGCGACGTGCTCAATCGCTACTTGGAAAGGTCAAAGATTGCTTTTTCGGGCCCGTTCGCAACTCAGTCATGCTCGATGCTAACGGATGCAACACGACGGCGTCAGCGGCGGTGGTTTACGCCAGCCGCGAAGTTGATTTGGCCGGAGCCACTGCGGTCGTGATGGGAGCCACCGGACCAGTCGGCGAGAGAGTCGCTCGGCTGTTGGCGGCCGATGGTGCCAACGTGGTGGTCACCAGTCGATCGCTGGAACGGGCGAACGAAGTCGCCAACGTGATCAACGAACAAACCGAAGGTGGCTCGGTCAGCGGAGCTGCCGCCAGCGGGGCGGAGGATGTCAAAGCGTTGCTTGCCGACGCGAAGATTCTGATTGCATGTGGGGCGGCGGGTGTCCAGCTGGTCGACGGAGCGACTTTGAAAAGCAGCTCGTCATTGCGGGTGGCAATTGATTTGAATGCGGTGCCGCCCGCAGGGATCGAAGGCATCGGCGTGACCGACAAAAGCAAATCGATCGGCGAATTGAAAGTCTACGGCGCGATCGGTGTCGGCGGATTGAAGATGAAAACGCATCGCGCTGCGATTGCGTCGCTGTTTGAAACCAACGACCGCGTGCTCGATTACAGCGAGATCTACGCGATCGCCAAGAACGTGTCGTAG
- a CDS encoding DUF2760 domain-containing protein, which produces MGLGIAFRAFSAALFDNQASERIRQALQPESSPETEPKLLPKTEPQPAAAAPPPAAKPVRSDAITLLSALQREARFVDLVQEDLTKYADAQVGAAARPCLQQCASTLARFFELAPVSDVGEGAQLDVGEDGSPERYQWIGEGSATSGKLIHQGWQATKVELPTYRGSERDANVIAPAQVQR; this is translated from the coding sequence ATGGGCTTAGGAATCGCCTTTCGAGCGTTCTCAGCAGCACTTTTTGACAACCAGGCTTCCGAACGAATTCGTCAGGCGTTACAGCCCGAGTCGTCGCCGGAAACCGAACCGAAATTATTGCCGAAAACGGAACCGCAGCCCGCCGCGGCCGCTCCACCGCCGGCGGCAAAGCCCGTGCGAAGCGATGCGATCACGTTGCTGTCGGCGCTGCAGCGCGAGGCCCGCTTTGTTGATCTGGTTCAAGAGGATCTGACCAAGTATGCCGACGCTCAAGTCGGCGCAGCCGCCCGACCCTGTTTGCAACAGTGTGCATCGACGTTGGCCCGATTCTTTGAACTCGCGCCCGTCAGCGATGTGGGCGAAGGGGCTCAGTTGGACGTTGGCGAAGACGGATCGCCCGAACGCTACCAGTGGATCGGCGAAGGATCGGCGACCTCAGGCAAACTGATCCACCAAGGCTGGCAAGCGACCAAGGTGGAATTGCCGACGTACCGCGGCAGCGAGCGTGACGCCAACGTGATCGCACCGGCACAAGTCCAGCGTTAG
- a CDS encoding Hsp70 family protein, with the protein MNARYSIGIDLGTTNSVVAFCPLDAPDDLQLMKIPQLVQPGQIEARESLPSFLYLPRESEVDSLRTAYNPDPAGGVVGAYARSQAADNPQRVVVAAKSWLCHSSVGRTDAVLPWQSPPEVNKVSAYECTVRFLSHLVAAWNEQHDDAPLREQQVVLTVPASFAPAARELTRQAAVAAGLPETFVLLEEPQAAVYRWLSAQGDDWRQTLHADDVMLVVDVGGGTTDLTLVSVSQKDGELNLERLAVGNHLLLGGDNMDLALAHFASTKFAESGHDLDPWQSVALWHACRDAKEQLLSPDGPEQQTVSVLGRGSSLIGGTISAEIGKAETQQLIVEGFFPKCDAAARPEHNAASGFQDIGLPYEADAAITKHVAAFLAAQSSDESSANVTPTHVLFNGGVFRSETLRTRMLDTLNSWYDDDPVVLGGLDDLDTSVAMGAAYYGFSKQSGGIRIRGGTARSYYVGIETAGLAIPGVPRPLRALCVAARGMEEGTETEVPSEEVGIVVGKPAQFRFFSSAVRSDDQAGSKLDRWSPEEVVEIEPITVHLTSESTSGEAFIPVKFASRITELGMFELWCHSTRGDEKWKMEFNARESAK; encoded by the coding sequence ATGAACGCCCGCTACAGTATCGGAATCGACCTCGGCACCACTAATTCGGTGGTGGCGTTTTGCCCGTTGGACGCCCCCGACGATCTTCAACTGATGAAGATTCCGCAATTGGTCCAACCGGGGCAAATCGAAGCCCGTGAATCGCTTCCGTCCTTCTTGTACCTGCCACGCGAATCCGAAGTCGACTCGCTACGCACCGCCTATAACCCGGATCCCGCTGGTGGAGTCGTTGGTGCGTACGCCCGATCTCAAGCCGCCGACAATCCGCAGCGAGTCGTCGTCGCCGCTAAAAGCTGGCTCTGCCACAGCAGCGTCGGTCGCACCGATGCCGTGCTGCCTTGGCAATCACCACCCGAAGTCAATAAGGTGTCGGCGTACGAATGCACCGTCCGCTTCCTGTCACACCTGGTCGCCGCGTGGAACGAACAACACGACGACGCTCCGCTGCGCGAGCAGCAGGTGGTGCTGACCGTTCCTGCGTCCTTTGCACCGGCGGCACGTGAATTGACGCGGCAAGCCGCCGTGGCGGCGGGGCTGCCCGAAACCTTTGTCTTGCTCGAGGAACCGCAAGCCGCCGTGTATCGATGGCTATCGGCCCAGGGTGACGATTGGCGTCAAACGCTGCATGCCGACGATGTCATGTTGGTCGTTGACGTCGGTGGCGGGACCACCGACCTGACACTTGTGTCCGTCTCACAGAAAGACGGGGAACTGAACCTCGAGCGGCTTGCAGTCGGAAACCACTTGCTGCTCGGGGGTGACAACATGGACCTTGCGCTCGCACATTTCGCCAGCACCAAGTTCGCGGAATCAGGCCACGATTTGGATCCCTGGCAAAGCGTGGCACTATGGCACGCGTGTCGCGATGCCAAAGAGCAACTGCTGTCACCCGATGGCCCAGAACAACAAACCGTCTCGGTGTTGGGACGCGGCAGCTCGCTGATCGGTGGCACGATATCCGCCGAAATTGGCAAGGCGGAAACTCAGCAGTTGATCGTTGAAGGTTTCTTCCCGAAATGTGACGCCGCAGCGCGACCCGAACACAACGCGGCATCGGGGTTCCAAGACATCGGACTTCCCTACGAAGCCGATGCGGCGATCACCAAACATGTGGCTGCGTTTTTGGCAGCCCAGTCGTCCGACGAATCGAGCGCCAACGTGACGCCAACGCACGTTCTGTTCAATGGCGGCGTTTTCCGTAGCGAAACGCTTCGCACCCGGATGCTGGACACGCTGAACAGCTGGTACGATGACGATCCCGTCGTCCTTGGTGGGCTTGATGATCTGGATACCTCTGTCGCGATGGGCGCCGCGTATTACGGATTCAGCAAGCAAAGCGGCGGAATTCGCATCCGCGGCGGAACGGCCCGCTCGTATTACGTGGGCATCGAAACCGCCGGATTGGCGATCCCCGGCGTACCGCGACCGCTGCGTGCGTTGTGCGTTGCGGCTCGCGGGATGGAAGAGGGCACCGAAACCGAAGTACCAAGCGAAGAAGTCGGAATCGTCGTCGGAAAACCGGCTCAATTTCGTTTCTTCAGCTCCGCAGTCCGCTCGGATGACCAAGCCGGGTCGAAACTCGATCGCTGGAGTCCCGAGGAAGTCGTCGAGATCGAACCGATCACCGTCCATCTGACCTCCGAATCAACTTCGGGCGAAGCGTTCATCCCTGTAAAATTCGCCAGCCGGATCACAGAATTGGGGATGTTCGAGTTGTGGTGCCATAGCACACGCGGCGACGAAAAGTGGAAAATGGAATTCAACGCCCGCGAATCCGCTAAATAG
- a CDS encoding Gfo/Idh/MocA family oxidoreductase — protein MSKKTTRRNFIGQSAALTAGVGFWSGTSLISHGQDSALQGLSAACIGVGGKGGSDTSHIGEQGVNIVGLCDVDGGTLTKKGREFKDAEQFTDFREMLDKLGDKIDIVTVSTPDHTHAAAAVRAMQMGKHVYCQKPLTWSISEARLMRETAAEMGVVTQMGNQGTSADGMREAVEVIRSGVIGDVTEIHIWSNRPVWPQGKGRPAGEDPIPEDLNWDAWIGPAPMRPFKKGEYHSFNWRGWVDFGTGALGDMACHTTNLSVMALNLWDPVAVTAVKNPGIFEGETFPASSALMFEFPERDGLAACKFHWYDGGELPSDDIISQLPESFQKKIANQRSGGGKTSGAVLIGTKGVLFSPDDYGAQYILLPRGEFVDFKPPAQTLPRIPYKGGGDERQKWEFVQTVKGDYEPGTMANFDYAGRLTETILVGNLALRAGEGKRIEWDAKTMRSTNVPEVNQFVQREYRKGWEIPKIAATANR, from the coding sequence ATGAGCAAGAAAACAACACGTCGAAACTTTATTGGCCAAAGTGCCGCATTAACAGCGGGCGTTGGTTTTTGGTCGGGAACTTCGCTAATTAGCCACGGCCAGGATTCGGCACTGCAAGGACTTTCGGCGGCCTGTATCGGCGTTGGCGGTAAAGGCGGCAGCGATACCAGTCACATCGGCGAACAAGGCGTCAACATCGTCGGTCTATGTGACGTCGATGGCGGCACGCTGACAAAGAAGGGGCGTGAATTTAAAGACGCAGAACAATTCACCGATTTCCGCGAAATGCTCGACAAACTTGGCGACAAGATCGACATCGTGACCGTCAGCACCCCTGACCACACTCACGCTGCGGCCGCGGTTCGTGCGATGCAGATGGGCAAACACGTTTATTGCCAAAAGCCTCTGACATGGTCGATCAGCGAAGCTCGTTTGATGCGTGAGACCGCTGCGGAGATGGGAGTGGTCACCCAAATGGGTAACCAAGGCACCTCGGCTGACGGGATGCGAGAAGCAGTCGAAGTCATTCGCAGCGGCGTGATCGGTGACGTCACCGAAATCCATATTTGGTCCAACCGTCCCGTTTGGCCTCAAGGCAAGGGACGTCCGGCCGGCGAAGATCCGATTCCAGAAGATTTGAACTGGGATGCTTGGATCGGCCCAGCACCGATGCGTCCGTTCAAGAAAGGCGAATACCACTCGTTCAATTGGCGTGGTTGGGTCGACTTCGGTACCGGAGCACTCGGCGACATGGCTTGCCACACGACCAATTTGTCGGTGATGGCATTGAATTTGTGGGATCCCGTTGCGGTGACCGCGGTCAAGAACCCCGGTATCTTCGAAGGCGAAACGTTCCCCGCCAGCTCGGCGTTGATGTTCGAGTTCCCTGAGCGTGATGGCTTGGCGGCTTGCAAGTTCCATTGGTACGACGGCGGTGAATTGCCATCGGACGACATCATCAGTCAATTGCCTGAGTCGTTCCAGAAAAAGATTGCTAACCAACGATCCGGTGGTGGCAAAACCAGTGGTGCCGTGCTTATCGGAACTAAGGGCGTTCTGTTTTCACCGGATGATTACGGTGCCCAGTACATCTTGTTGCCACGTGGTGAATTCGTTGACTTCAAACCACCAGCACAAACGTTGCCACGCATCCCATACAAGGGCGGTGGCGATGAGCGTCAAAAGTGGGAATTTGTGCAAACGGTCAAGGGCGACTACGAGCCTGGCACAATGGCAAACTTCGATTACGCAGGCCGCTTGACCGAAACCATCTTGGTCGGCAACCTCGCACTGCGAGCAGGCGAAGGCAAGCGAATCGAATGGGACGCCAAGACGATGCGAAGCACTAACGTTCCCGAAGTCAACCAATTCGTGCAACGTGAATATCGCAAGGGCTGGGAAATTCCCAAAATCGCAGCGACCGCAAACCGCTAA